Proteins found in one Lonchura striata isolate bLonStr1 chromosome 25, bLonStr1.mat, whole genome shotgun sequence genomic segment:
- the CCR7 gene encoding C-C chemokine receptor type 7 has translation MDGGKQLKVTLVFSLPLVFQFCAGDNVTDYYDSNSTIDYSMFESLCEKEEVRNFRAAFLPAMYSLICFLGLLGNGLVMLTYIYFKRLKTMTDIYLLNLAVADILFLLTLPFWATSATTHWLFGSFACKAVYCICKMSFFSGMLLLLSISIDRYFAIVQAASAHRLRPRMIFISKVTCILIWFLAFILSTPELVHSGVNNVESYPRCSIIADDLQSFNTGIKVSQMVFGFLIPLLVMSFCYLIIIKTLLQARNFEKNKAIKVIIAVVIVFVVFQLPYNSVMLAKTISAFNQTSSCEESKKLDVADDVTYTLACFRCCLNPFLYAFIGVKFRTDLFKLLKELGCLSQERLWQLTSCRDSKRTSFAMETETTTTFSP, from the exons ATGGATGGGG GCAAGCAGCTAAAGGTCACCCTTGTTTTCAGCCTGCCGCTTGTTTTTCAG TTCTGTGCCGGGGACAATGTCACTGACTACTACGACTCCAACAGCACCATCGACTACAGCATGTTTGAGTCGCTGTGTGAGAAGGAGGAGGTCCGTAACTTCCGCGCTGCCTTCCTCCCGGCCATGTACAGCCTCATCTGCTTCTTGGGGCTGCTGGGGAATGGGCTGGTCATGCTCACCTACATCTACTTCAAGAGGCTGAAGACCATGACAGACATCTACTTGCTGAACCTGGCTGTGGCAGACATCCTCTTCCTGCTGACCCTTCCCTTCTGGGCCACAAGTGCAACCACACACTGGCTTTTTGGGAGCTTTGCCTGCAAAGCTGTCTACTGCATCTGCAAAATGAGTTTCTTCAGCGGGATGCTGCTCCTCCTGTCCATCAGCATCGACAGGTACTTCGCCATCGTCCAGGCAGCCTCCGCCCATCGCCTGCGTCCCCGGATGATATTCATCAGCAAGGTGACCTGCATCCTCATCTGGTTTCTGGCCTTCATCCTCTCCACCCCTGAGCTGGTTCACAGTGGTGTGAACAACGTGGAGAGCTATCCCCGTTGTTCCATCATTGCTGATGACTTGCAGAGCTTCAACACCGGCATCAAAGTGTCCCAAATGGTGTTTGGCTTCTTAATTCCCCTCCTGGTCATGTCTTTCTGCTACCTCATCATCATCAAAACATTACTCCAGGCCCGCAACTTCGAGAAGAACAAAGCCATCAAGGTCATCATCGCCGTGGTCATCGTCTTCGTCGTCTTCCAGCTGCCCTACAACAGCGTCATGCTGGCCAAGACCATCTCAGCCTTCAACCAGACCAGCTCGTGTGAGGAGAGCAAGAAGCTGGACGTGGCGGATGACGTGACCTACACCCTGGCCTGCTTCCGATGCTGCCTCAACCCGTTCCTCTACGCCTTCATCGGTGTCAAATTCCGCACCGACCTCTTCAagctgctgaaggagctgggctgCCTGAGCCAGGAGCGCCTCTGGCAGCTCACCTCCTGCCGCGACAGCAAGAGGACCTCCTTCGCCATGGAGACAGAGACAACCACCACCTTCTCCCCGTGA